CTGAATCTGCTGAAACAGAAGCAGACCTCTTTTAATACTTAAGGCTTCAAGAATATAAATGACACCGGAATAATTTTGCTGTTCCTCTACTAAAAATTTAGAAAAGATGGCTTCATCTTCTGATGTGGGATAAACGCTGTATGAACCCGGCAAATCGATAACCTCCACCTCTTCACCTTTGTACTCATAGTTTCCCGAATGACTCGCTACGGTAACTCCGGCATAATTTCCTGTTTTCTGCGTTTTGTTGCATAACAGGTTAAATACGGTGGATTTACCAACGTTAGGATTCCCTACGAGAAGAATTTGTTTGTTTTTTAAGATGTTTTGCATTGCTAATTCGGCTTATTTCCGAAGAAAATGATTGAAATTTAATTTAAAGCTTCTACGATGATAAACCGTGCTTCCTCTTCACGAAGCGCAATTCTGCTTTTTTCATCACCGAACTCTACGTACAGCGGCCCGCTGAAAGGAGCCTGGTAGAGAATTCTGAAGGCCGTTTCGGGCAGAAGTCCCATTTCAATAATTTTATTCGGCATCTTAAGGTCGTCATTTTCGTAACCTACGATTTTCCCTAACTCGTTTTTCGGGAAACAACATAATTTGTCTGAATTATCTCTTCTCAACACTAAAAATTTATCGCAAATATACGCTATTTAAATTTAATCTAAATAAGCTTTCCAGGTGAAAAGAGTCATAAAAAAACCCTGAAACATAAATATGTTCCAAGGTTTACAAAAATATAATTTAGCTATGAATGACTACTTTTTTGCCTTAGCTGCGGCAACCTCAATTTCTATCGGATTGTTGTTTGCTCCGTAAAAATCTTTCAGCATTTTTTCCTGCTGTTTTACCATATCTCCTATGGTCATATCGCTTCCGGGCATTTTTTGAGAAAGCATCTCGGGTCTTAACATTGGTCTTGCGGATGCAAAAGGATCTTTCTTAAAATCGGTGAAAGTCTTAGTGAATTTTTCACGGCTCACTTCCTGTACTTTTCCACCGTTTCCGCCGGGTGAAAGGGTTTCCAGATAAGTAACCTCATTAAAGTTTTCTACTTTTTTATTTCCTTTCAGCTCCCATGAATAATTTTTGCCATCATCTTCGATCTTTACGATAAGACCTGGCAAACCATGAAATTTATAAGGTCCGTCCTGCAGCGGAATATCTGGTGTAAACCATGCATTCCATGTTCTGCCACCGAATTCGGTTGTGGCTTTCTGGGTATTGTAACTGCCAATTTTTGCCTTCTCGTTAGATATTTTCCAGTTCAGTTTAGTATCGTCGTTATATCCTATATTTAGGGGCGTAAAACCGCTTGAAATGCGCTCCACATATTGGATTTTCATGTCCGGATAGAATTTATATACTTTTTCTGAAAATTTAGGCATCGTTACCATTTTCGAGAAATCCTTGAAAACACCGGATTTCTGCATCGCTTCCACTTGAATTTTCAAAATTGAATCCTGCGCAACCATGGTATAATCCCGGTAAATTGATTTCTCTTTTGTAATATCGAGAATCATCATTACTTTTTCAGTTCTTGCAGAATCTTTCTTCGGTTTGAAGTTGAGTTCATAGAAGAATCTGTTGGCGGTTTCCTGCGCATTTGCGGCAAAAAACAAAGTCAGTAAAAACAGGCTTGCAAATTTTTTCATGTTCTGATTTTAATAATTAGTGCGTGGTCTTGATAATTTGTTACAGAATTTTAAGAATAAATTATATTTTTTTGTGACCAGAACTTCTTCATTTCGTTTTAACTTTAATTCCTGAAAAAATAAATAATATGGAAACGTTACAAAATTTGAAAGATGAGCTCCAGCAGGAATATGAAACTACTAAACGTTTTATAGACCGATTTCCTGAGGGTAAAAATGATTACGCGCCTCACGAAAAAAGCATGAAAATGATGCCGCTGGCCACCCATATCGTGGAAATTGTAGGTTGGCCGGAGACTATCCTGAACACAGAAAAACTCGATTTCGCAGCAGGTGATTACAAACCTCTAAATCTGACTTCGGGGGAAGAACTGAAGGAAAAACTAGAAGAATTTTACGCCCAAAGTAATGCTGCGATGAATCAACTTTCGGAAGACAGCCTTAGCGGTAAATGGGCAATGTACATGGGCGATCAGCTTTTGGCAGATTACAGCAAATACAGCGCAATACGCCACGCTTTGAATCAGCTTACCCACCACCGGGCGCAGCTGGGCGTTTATTACCGATTAAATGACATTCCCGTTCCCGCAAGTTACGGCCCAAGCGCAGACGAACAGAACTTTTAGTTAAGTTTTAATACGTTAAGTAAATTGATGGAAACCGTTCTGCAGAAAACAGAACGGTTTTTTATGGCTGCTTTTCAATTTTATTATTGTTTCTGGCCATTTCTTCTTTTGCATTCTGCTCCATTGCGCGCAGGATCTCTGCAGGATCAGAAATTTCTTTCCCACCCATATTAATTTTTACCTTCGAATTGGGACGCGAAAGTAATTCGCGCATGCCCTGCACGGGATCATTTTCATACTGTTTCAGCTGTTTCACATACTGCTGGCGGTTTACTTCAAGCGGTTTTTTCCTGGTGAACGGAATATCTTTCCCTTGAGTGTTAAGTTCTTCCGCTTTAATTTCCTGAATTTTCTTTAATCCCTTAAGTTCCATTTTGTGGCTCCCTGTCTGATCATAAATTTCAACAATTAAACCCGGCAAACCCGAAAATTTGTAAGGTCCGTCCTGAATCGGAACATCTGTAGTGAACCAGGCGGTCCACATTCTTCCGGCAAAATCTGTGGTTGCTTTCTGAACTTTAAATTCACCAAGCTGTTTTTTTTCGGGCGAAATTTTCCAGTTTATTTTGCGGTCCTCTAAAACTTTGTAAGCATCGTTTCCGATGTTGGCAATTAAATAAGTTTTATAGTCCGGATAATTTTTCTCCACTTCATAATTAATTTCCCCACCCTGACGCTGTCTTGAGATTGAAACATTTCTCGTTCCGGAAGCCAACTGTTTCTTTATGCTTTCCTGAACAATAGAATCGCTTTCAAAAGTGCTTTTGCTGTAAAATTTCGATCCTTTTTTACTGATGTCGAGATACATCCATTCAGTTTTCAGACTGTCGGTTTTGGTAGAATCCGGTGCAAATTTATATTCATAGATCACTCGGTTATTCTGCGCCGAAAGCATCAAACCAACCAATAAAAATAAAGCGGCTAATCTGTTCATGAGTTACTATTTAAAGTTGAATTTTACCGTAAACATCACCTGGCTCGGGCGGATTCTAATTGAGCTAACGGAAGTCAGCAAAAATTGCGGATCATAAGTAATTCTTTCGAAAACATCAGTATTAGCAATGTTAAGCCACTTAATCTCAAAATCGATTTTCTTTTTTGCCCAGGTGTATTGGTATGAAATATCGTAAAAAGCATTTGTAAAACTCTGGTTTTTGGCTTCGGTATTAATTTCGTCCCAGAAGAAACCAATGGTATGGTTTTCGAAAGGATAAACATAGGCTGCGAGATTGTGATTCCAGCCCGAAGTTTTATTTTCAGAATTTTGACTTGTATTTTTTTGTGTCGCCCAGTTAAGCGTGGCTGTATAATCAACGCTTAGCCACGAGAAGTAAGTGTTGTTGAATTTAATTCCCATATTCTGGCGGCTGATTTTCGACTCTTGCAGCTGATTAAAAAACGAGAACGATTTAGAATCAGAATTTGAAAAACTCAACGAGGTATTGGTTTTAAATTTCGGAAAATATTTGCCGATTTCTGCGCTTTCGGTTTGACTTTCGGAAGTGTTATCTAAAGCAAGTAGTGTCAATGATGAATTGAAACCGTCGCCAGAAAACCTCTCTATTAGATTTCTTTTGTTCACTGAATAACTGTAACGAACATTGAAAAATAAATTATTCAGCGGGTTACGGTACTCTAATCTCGATCCCAGATTGCTGTTTCTGTATTCCGGCATGATCATCGGGCTTTCGTAATTAAACCTTTGTGTAAGTCCTAAAGGTGATGTAAGCATTTTACCTTCATACAGGAACCCGAAATTCCCAAAATCATTGCTCTGACTCGCAAATGCCCAAATTTTAAAGAACGAAGCAAAATCCAGACTTGCAAACAAACTTGGTTCCAGCACAGATCTAGTCGTATGAAGACTGTTGCCGCGCAAATTATCCCTGTAAGTGATATCGTAGAAATTGTAAGGCAAATTAAGGCTCAGATTAAAACTGTTTGATTTGAAATTGATGCCAACCTGCGTATAAGGCTGAATTTCATTCCAGTCTGTATCATTCTGAAAACTTTGTCCCAATCCGGTATAAGCTGTTCCGTTTGACCCGGAAAGAAGAGACTGAAGATTGTTAAATCCTAAATTTAAACCGACTTCCGGTGTAAACGTCCATTTTTTATAACTGAAGCCAACGGAAGCAGAATGATTTGCCATGAAAGTTTCTGACTCAGCATCTTGTCTCAGTGTTTCAAAACCCCCGGCTTGCGGAAAATTACCGTTCGCATTTACATAACTGGCCGGTAGAATATCCATAGTCTGGCGGTCTTTCTGGTAACTGATGTAACTCATCACGTTGAAAAGTTTCTCTTTCCACGGCAAAATTGTACTCAATGAGTTCTGGAAAACCCCCGAAGGTGAATCCAAAAACTGGTTACCGAACTTGGTTATTGGGGTATTTGTCCCAGTTGCTGGCGGCAAAAGGTTGTTGATTGTTGCATTGGTATCATTCCAGGAGCCGTTCCAGGTTGTGGTGTTTTTAAAGAATCCTTTTTTAGCATTCTTAGTGAAAATTAATTCCCCTTTGCTGGCATTGGTATAGAAATGATTGGCAGATTCTGACAGATATGTCCCACCTGCTGGCACTATTGATGAGCCCTGTTCGTAGATTTCGGTTTTACTGTCTGTTCTTTCAATTGCGTTGTTGGTATAGCTCGCACTTGCTTTCAGTTCCCAGTCTTTGCTTTTGAAAGGCGTTGTTAAAACGTTCGCAGAAAAGAAATGAACATTATTCATTAAATATCTTTTCTCCGGAACGTCAGGTACATCGGCAGTTTCCACTCGTAACCATGATTTTGGGGTTGCCTGACCTCTTCTGCCTTCCCAACGGTTGCCAAAACCTAAAAGATTGCCCTCTTTTTCCACGCTTTCGCCATTATTGTTGGCTTTATAGTTTACGACCCACTGGTTTTTCTGCCCGAAAAACATCGGCGTGAGTTTTACATTCCAGAGTAGAGGGTCCATTCCTACGCCTACCTCTCCCCTCCCGGTCATCGTCACCGATTTCTTTAAAACTACGTTCAAACCGGCATTCTCAGACGGAACTTTATCCTGAAGAATTTTTACGGGCTGGTGGTTTTCCATTACTTCAACTTTCTGAACAGCATCTTTAGGTAAAGAATTGTTTACAGTACCGTAACCTCCTTCCATCAAATCTTTACCATTAACATAAAATTTATTGATGGGCTCGCCCTGATAAAGAACTGAGCCGTCCCCATTCACCTCAATTCCGGGAATTTTCTTTAATACATCTGCTAATGTTCTGTCGGCCTTGCTTTCGAATGCTTTTAAATCATATGAAATGGTGTCACCTTTTTTGGTAATGAGTTTGGTTTTCAGTTTTACCTCTTTAATTTCGGTCGCATCTGATTCCATACTGAAGTTCAGGTTTTGATTTTCGTTTTTAATCGATTTTAAAAGCGGCTTTTGGTTAAAGGCCTTGATTTTTAAATCAACATTTCCGTCAGCTGAAGTAAACGTTACTTTATACTCCCCTTTGGAATTAGAGATCGAGAAAGCCATAATCGCACCTTTTCCCTGCTCTTCAATGGTTACACTGGCACTGGGAACCGGCTGTCCGTCGGAATCAGTAATTTTTCCGGAAACGGTTGTCTGGCCAAAAGCGACTGCTGAAAATACAAAAATGAGAAAAAGGGAAGCGTAAAATTTCATGAAAGTTTTTTAAAATTAGTATTCCTTTCACAGTTTTTGTTACAAATTTAGAAACTGTCAGGTATGGATCAACCAATAAGCGGTTACATGTATTGAATAAAATATCGCACTATTTTCATATTTAGACTTCTTTTTACCTAATTTTGCTCACTAAAATACGCCTTATATGGGATTACATTTAACGCCTATAGATGTTGTAGAAGACATTTCTCAGGAAGATTTCCGAAAAAAATATCTGCTTCCGCGCAAGCCGGTAGTCATTCGCAATATGGCTAAAAACTGGCCCGCCTACCAGAAATGGACCATGGAGTATATGAAGGAAACCGTTGGCGATGTTGAAGTTCCGCTGTATGATTCTTCCAAAGCTGATCCGTCTGCGCCCATTAATGCTTCCGCTGCGAAAATGAAATTCGGTGATTATATCGATCTTATACAAAGGGAGCCTACCGATCTGCGGATTTTTCTCTTTGATCCCATTAAATCTGCGCCTAAACTTTTAGCAGATTATCTCTCTCCTAAAGAATTGATGGGCGGTTTTCTCGATAAGTATCCCAATATGTTTTTCGGCGGAAAAGGCTCAGTAACATTCCTTCATTATGATATTGATATGGCGCATATTTTCCATACCCATTTTAACGGTAGAAAACATGTTCTTCTATTCGATTATAAATGGAAAGACAGGCTATACCAAATTCCTTACGCCACCTATGCGCTGGAAGATTACGATATTGCGAATCCCGATTTTGAAAAATTCCCTGCATTAAACGGTGTTGAGGGAATTGAGTGTTTTCTGGAACATGGCGACACGCTGTTCATGCCTACAGGCTGGTGGCATTGGATGAAATATCTGGACGGAAGCTTTTCCATCTCACTCAGAGCGTGGGATAAGTCCTGGGCAGTGAAAGCACATTCGCTTTGGAATTTAACGGTTCAAAGAAACTTCGACAACTTTATGAAAGGAAGATTCAAGAAAAGATACATGGACTGGAAAGAAAAAAAAGCTGTAGAAAGAGCAAATTACGCACTGAAAAAAGGACTTCCAAAATAAATATAATACTAAAAAAGGCAAACTAAAAAAAGTTTACCTTTCTATTTACTTAATCCGGAAAATTGGATATAATCCAACAGATCCTTCATAATACTCGGAATTCCGGTAAATCCACTCCAGCTGTGCATTTCCATCTTTTGCAAATTCTGGATCTGAAATTTTTTCAAGTTCAAAAGCAGTTCTTAAAACCTGGTCGTTTTTTAAAAGCTCGGCCGCCGTGTCTTCAAAAACATAATCTGAAAAATATTCCTTCTGCCCGAGAATTGCATCAAAGAAATTCCAGTTAAAGAACGAGTCTGTCGCTTCCGGTTCCAGAGTTTCTAACAGATATTTCACACCTTCCTGTTTCGTAGAAACCAGAAAATCTCCCTTTCTTACGTTTACGTTTTTAAACTCTGATTTCGTTTTGGTTTCATAATGCAGGTAATGACCTTCGTACGGTTTTTTCACCGTTTTAAAATCCGCAATGCGGTAGATTTCGACATTGATGGTTGAATCTTTTGCAATTTCTGTCATCTGGATATTATTTCTTTTCAGATATTCAATTACCTTATTTTCAGATTTCGGAATGACATAATATCTCGGAATGGTCACGAATTTCGTCGGTTTATACGCATTAAAAAATTTAACTTTTCTGATGAAGGGTTTCGTTCGGTCGTAGTACAGACGAGGTTTTCCGGAAACTCCGCTCGTTTTTTTTCCGGCTTCATATCCTTTGAAATCAATAAGCTGATATTTGGTTTCATCCAATTTCCACTGCAGAGCGTATTTCATTCCGGGCTGATATTCCGCAAAACTTTCCGCCATTTTCTTCTGGATTTCTTTTGCGTTTTTCTGGGTGTGGTTAATGGAGCTCAGCATATATTCGTAAGTAGCGCGAACCCTGTCGCTATAAGGTTTCAGCATGTGTGTTTCTGCGACGGTTCCCAAGGTATTAAAGAGTGTGGTATAACCTGTGGCGTAGCGGGGTGAATCCATAAAGGCAGGGAAACCTTCATCCGGTGAATCACCGTGGATATTGACGTAAGGCGTTGTGAGAATTCCTTTTTTCTGGATGTTCTGCAGAATTTCCGGCTGCATTTTTTCATTGAAGTAGCTGCCCAGTTTATCGCCTAAACGTTCTTTACTGGTAGAAATGTAGGTGAAAAGATATTGGTAATCTGCACCGTTACTCACATGATTATCAATAAAATAAATAGGTTTGAAATGCTGAAAAATCTGCTGGAAAGCTTTCGCATTTTCCGTATCGTTTTTAATAAAATCGCGGTTCAGATCGTAATTTCTCGCATTTCCCCGGAACCCGTATTCCTCCGGGCCGTTTTGGTTGGCGCGGCTGAACTTTCCTCTTCGCAGCATGCCGGAAATATTATAAGACTGAATGGCAGCAATTTTAAGATTTTTAGCAGAGGCTTTTCCGGTGGCCAGATCGCGCATGAGCATCATCGCGGCGTCAATTCCGTCGGGTTCACCCGGATGAATTCCGTTGTTGATCAGGATGACAGGATTGTTTTTGTTTTTTGAAGGATTAAAAACGACCACTTTAATCGGTTCTCCGTTATCATCTTTCCCGAAATTTTCTACCGTAATGCTTTCGAAATTCCGGTTGAGATCATCATAATAATTCACCATTTCCTCATAAGTTACGGTTTGGTTGCCGTTGCCTTTTTCGTAAGGAGTTTGAAAATTTTGAGCAGAAAAAAATAGAGGTTGTAAAAGAAAAAATAAGGTGAGTTTTTTCATAAAAAATAATTTATTAGAATTCTAAAGCCAGCAGTATGAAGGAACACATATTGATAATTATTGCATAAAAATTGGGAGAATTCAATCCAAATTTTTCTTTTTTCCAAAGGAAAGGCAGTATGACTAATTGCGCTGATGTCAAGATCAGTAAAGGAATTACAGAAAACTCCATCAAAGTGCCAGTAACAATTCCCACGTTTAGAAATAATCTCACGGCTATTTTATAAAAAATTATATATAAAAGTATAGCGAAGTTAAAAATTACTTTAGCATTCATACTACTGCAATATCTTAAAAATCCGCAGAAAAATTCTGCGGATTTAGTTATTTTCAGAGGTTTACATTCGGGGGTTGAAAATTAATCATTCAGTTTCAGCACCGCCATAAATGCCGATTGCGGAACCTCAACTCTACCGATCTGTTTCATCTTTTTCTTTCCTTCTTTCTGCTTTTCAAGAAGTTTACGCTTTCGGGAAATATCACCTCCGTAACATTTCGCCGTAACGTCTTTTCTTAAGGCTTTAATGGTTTCTCTTGCAATAACTTTCGCTCCTAAAGCTGCCTGAACAGCGATATCAAACTGCTGTCTCGGAATCAGTTCCCGAAGTTTTTCGCACATTCTTTTACCGATGTAATACGCGTTGGAATCGTGAATTAAGGACGAAAGTGCATCTACCATGTCTCCGTTGATCAGGATATCCATCTTCACCAGTTTGGATGCACGGAACCCAATCGGATGATAATCAAACGATGCATACCCTTTTGAGATAGATTTCAAACGGTCATAAAAATCGAAAACAACCTCCGCCAAAGGCATGTTGAAAACCAGTTCTACTCTTTCTGAAGTCAGATAACTCTGGTTAACGATTTCGCCGCGTTTTTCGATACACAAGGTCATTACCGCACCTACAAAATCGGATTTGGTGATGATTGAAGCTTTGATAAAGGGTTCTTCAACACGGTCCAGCATCATAGGATCTGTCATTTCCGACGGGTTATTGATGAGGATCATTTTGTCCGGATCTTTCTTGGTATAACCGTGATAAGAAACGTTGGGAACCGTGGTAATCACGTCCATATTAAATTCGCGGTCTAGTCTTTCCTGTACAATTTCCATGTGTAGCATCCCAAGGAAACCACAACGGAATCCAAAGCCCAATGCTGCAGAACTTTCCGGTTCGAAAACCAGCGAAGCATCATTGAGTCTCAATTTTTCCAGGGAAAATCTCAGTTCTTCGAAATCTTCGGCTTCGATAGGATAAATTCCGGCAAAAACCATGGGTTTTACCTCTTCGAAACCTTCAATCGCAGCGGGTGCACCGTTCTCGAAAGTGGTGATGGTATCTCCTACTTTTACTTCTCTGGCGTCTTTAATTCCTGAAATAATATAACCTACATCGCCGGTCAGAATTTCTTTTTTGGGCGCCTGTTTCAGTTTTAAAGTTCCTACTTCATCAGCCTCGTACATTTTTCCCGTCGCCATGAATTTAATTCGCTGGCCTTTTTTAATGCTGCCGTTGACAACTTTGAAATACGCTTCAATTCCTCGGAAAGGATTATAAACAGAATCGAAAACTAAAGCCTGTAAAGGTGCATCAGGATCGCCCACCGGAGCCGGAATTCTTTTTACAATCTGCTCCAGAAGATCGTGAACGCCTTCACCGGTTTTTCCGGAAACACGCAGAACGTCTTCGTACTCGCAGCCGATCAGGTTCATGATCTCATCGGTAACTTCTTCAGGATTTGCGGATGGTAAATCGATTTTATTAAGGATCGGAATGATGGTTAAATCGTTTTCCAACGCTAAATATAAATTGCTTATTGTTTGAGCCTGAATACTTTGCGCAGCATCTACGATAAGAAGCGCACCTTCACAAGCAGCGATCGAACGGGAAACTTCGTAAGAAAAGTCTACGTGTCCGGGAGTGTCGATAAGGTTCAGGATATATTTTTCGCCATTGAGTTCGTAATCCATCTGGATGGCGTGGGATTTAATGGTGATCCCTCGTTCTTTCTCCAGGTCCATATCATCCAGCGTTTGCGACTGCAGTTCTCTTTGGGTTACCGTGTTAGTATATTCCAAAAGTCTGTCTGCCAGTGTTGATTTTCCGTGGTCGATATGTGCAATAATGCAGAAGTTTCGTATGTTTTTCATTGAATATTCTAGATAGTTGGCAAATTTAGTGTTTTTTACCGGAATTTTTCTTACGATTTCGACCGGTATTTCGCGATAGGGATAGCAGCGGAAACCCCGCAACAGCATTGGGATTGCATTGGCGTGAGGAGTTGCAGCGTATAGCCCGACCCGGGAAGTGGGTTTTGCGGTGGCGAGGGGATCGCCCAAAAAAGAACGACCTCTGCAAAATAATTTGTAGAGGTCGCTCAAACATTAAAAAAATAAACTATTATGGTCGCCTGCTCTGCGGGCTGTTGGAGCGCCCGTCTTGTTTTTTGTCTAATATTTTGCTTCGCATTTTACCTTCCGTCTGGTACATTTGCAAAACCTGTTGTGGTTTTAGAACCTTAAGGAATTTTTGCGCATATATTTTTCTGTTATCTAAAAGTTGCTGGCCAACATCGAAACTTTCATTAAGCTGTTTTGTAGCTTCTTCATCGCTCATGTTGTCGTAATCTTCACTTGGCTTAAATCTGCTTTTAATGTTGTTCTGCTTATCCTGATATTCAGCATAAAGGGTTTTGAACTCGGTCTGGTCATTTTGCGGAACATCTAATTCTGAAACCATCATATTTTCGCGGAACTGTTTCAAAAGTGACATTTTTTCCTGCGGGCTCATTTTCTGGATGATTTCTTTTCGCTGTTCTGGTTTCATCTTTTTCCAGTCGTATTTCTGTTCCTGCGCATAACTTAGCTGCGAGCCGGTAATTACAGTGATGAGTATAAATAAAATCTTTTTCATGTTGGTTTCCTTTTTAATAATACAAATCGAGATAAATATCCTGTTCTGTATTTTTTCCTAAATCTGCCAATTCTGCTGAAGTAAAATTAGCAAGAATCTGGTCGACCTGAACCTCAGGGTTTGGAGCGTTTACTTTATTCTGAACTGCTGCGCTTGTTCCTGTTTTTGCTGAAACTGCCAATGGCTCCCTGTCTTCTCTTTGATTAACTGCTGCTACAGAAGTTAAATCGTTTTCCAAAGTTTGATAAGCAATTCTAGCTTCTGTATGTGATTCGCTTTCTGATAAAGCGTTTGCTTCGGTGTTGTTAACCGCTGTTAAAGACTGCTCTTTACTGATTGTATTAATACTTTCACCATCCTGTGTTACAAAAAAGGTAACTCCAAAAATCAGTGCGACAGCGGCCGCTGCTGCATAAGCCCAGTTCATTTTAATCACCTTCGCCTGCTTCTTCGGAAGAGTTTCCTGCAAAACTCTGGCCTGAATGTCATCAAAAAAATGATCCGGGGCGGTGTAAATATTTTTACGTTCTAATTTCTCAATATCCAAATTTTTCATTGTTGAAAAAATTTATTCTGTGTAATTTAATTTGATATAATCTTCTACTTTCTGTTTCGCGTAATGGTAATTGGTTTTTAAAGTACCTACCGACATGTCCAGTATTTTCGAGATTTCCTCGTAAGGTAAATCCTCATAATACCGCATGTTGAATACCAGTTTTTGCTTCTCAGGCAGCGAATGAATGGCTTTCTGCAGTAAGATCTGAATTTCTTCGGCTTCAGCAGATACATTGTCGGCAACCAGATTCTGCAGATAATATTCGGAGTCTTCATCCGATTTCTGCATTCTTTTCAGTTTGTTAAGCTGCTGCAGCGATTCATTAGTTGCGATCCTGTAAAGCCAGGTATAAAGCTGGCTGTCCTGCTTAAACTGATGAAAATTCTGATACGCTTTTATAAATGTTTCCTGCAGTACATCCTGAGACAGATCGTGATCTACGATAATTCTTCTGATATGCCAATATAACCTGCTCTGATAAGCATCCATCATCAGGCGAACTCCTTTTTCACGGGATTTCTCGCCAGACATCAGCCGGATAATTTCTTCTTCCTTAATCTTCATTGAGATGCTTTCAGGGTTTTGATGGTAAATTTAATTAAAAGTTAAATAAGTATTTCAATTTTCAGTCCAAAGCAAAATAATTATATTTGTTCATATTTATTTTCATGAAGATTGTAATTCTGGGTTCGGGGAATGTAGCTTTTCATCTGGCAAAGGCTTTCAAGGAAAAAAACATCGCTGTATCACAAATTTTCGGCCGGAATGAAATTGCGCTGAAAGAGATTTCAGAAAAATTCAGTATTCCGTATTCTACCGAAGAAGTTCCCGATGCTGATTTATACCTGATCTCTGTAAGTGATGACTCGGTAACCAATATCTCGAAGAAAATTTCAAAAGAAAACTGTCTCGTAGCACATACCTCCGGTTCGCTGCCAAAGGAAATCCTGCAGGGAAATTACCGAAAAGCCAGCTTTTATCCTTTGCAGACCTTCTCCAAATCAAAAAACCTCAATTATGCCGAAATTCCTTTTTTTGTTGAAGCGGAAAACGAAGACGATCTGGAAATCCTGAAAAATGTGGCGTTGAAAATTTCGGAAAACGTAATGATTTCTGATTATGAAAAAAGAAAATACATTCACCTGACTGCAGTTTTTGCCTGCAATTTTGTGAATCATCTTTTTTCAAGAGCCAAGGAAATTTCTGATGCTCAAGACATTCCCTTCAATTATTTTTTGCCATTAATTGATGAAACCGTCCAGAAAATTCATGAAATTGATCCCAAATCTGCCCAAACCGGACCGGCGGTGAGAAATGACGGAAGGGTTTTAGAACTTCATGAAGCATTAATCACGGACGCGGAACACATGAAAATTTATAAAACGATGAACGAATCTATAAAGAAAATGTATGAGTTATAAATCGAAACTTAAAAATATAAAAGCGTTCGTATTTGATGTTGACGGGGTT
The window above is part of the Kaistella faecalis genome. Proteins encoded here:
- a CDS encoding FeoA family protein → MRRDNSDKLCCFPKNELGKIVGYENDDLKMPNKIIEMGLLPETAFRILYQAPFSGPLYVEFGDEKSRIALREEEARFIIVEALN
- a CDS encoding GLPGLI family protein → MKKFASLFLLTLFFAANAQETANRFFYELNFKPKKDSARTEKVMMILDITKEKSIYRDYTMVAQDSILKIQVEAMQKSGVFKDFSKMVTMPKFSEKVYKFYPDMKIQYVERISSGFTPLNIGYNDDTKLNWKISNEKAKIGSYNTQKATTEFGGRTWNAWFTPDIPLQDGPYKFHGLPGLIVKIEDDGKNYSWELKGNKKVENFNEVTYLETLSPGGNGGKVQEVSREKFTKTFTDFKKDPFASARPMLRPEMLSQKMPGSDMTIGDMVKQQEKMLKDFYGANNNPIEIEVAAAKAKK
- a CDS encoding DinB family protein encodes the protein METLQNLKDELQQEYETTKRFIDRFPEGKNDYAPHEKSMKMMPLATHIVEIVGWPETILNTEKLDFAAGDYKPLNLTSGEELKEKLEEFYAQSNAAMNQLSEDSLSGKWAMYMGDQLLADYSKYSAIRHALNQLTHHRAQLGVYYRLNDIPVPASYGPSADEQNF
- a CDS encoding GLPGLI family protein, producing the protein MNRLAALFLLVGLMLSAQNNRVIYEYKFAPDSTKTDSLKTEWMYLDISKKGSKFYSKSTFESDSIVQESIKKQLASGTRNVSISRQRQGGEINYEVEKNYPDYKTYLIANIGNDAYKVLEDRKINWKISPEKKQLGEFKVQKATTDFAGRMWTAWFTTDVPIQDGPYKFSGLPGLIVEIYDQTGSHKMELKGLKKIQEIKAEELNTQGKDIPFTRKKPLEVNRQQYVKQLKQYENDPVQGMRELLSRPNSKVKINMGGKEISDPAEILRAMEQNAKEEMARNNNKIEKQP
- a CDS encoding carboxypeptidase-like regulatory domain-containing protein, with amino-acid sequence MKFYASLFLIFVFSAVAFGQTTVSGKITDSDGQPVPSASVTIEEQGKGAIMAFSISNSKGEYKVTFTSADGNVDLKIKAFNQKPLLKSIKNENQNLNFSMESDATEIKEVKLKTKLITKKGDTISYDLKAFESKADRTLADVLKKIPGIEVNGDGSVLYQGEPINKFYVNGKDLMEGGYGTVNNSLPKDAVQKVEVMENHQPVKILQDKVPSENAGLNVVLKKSVTMTGRGEVGVGMDPLLWNVKLTPMFFGQKNQWVVNYKANNNGESVEKEGNLLGFGNRWEGRRGQATPKSWLRVETADVPDVPEKRYLMNNVHFFSANVLTTPFKSKDWELKASASYTNNAIERTDSKTEIYEQGSSIVPAGGTYLSESANHFYTNASKGELIFTKNAKKGFFKNTTTWNGSWNDTNATINNLLPPATGTNTPITKFGNQFLDSPSGVFQNSLSTILPWKEKLFNVMSYISYQKDRQTMDILPASYVNANGNFPQAGGFETLRQDAESETFMANHSASVGFSYKKWTFTPEVGLNLGFNNLQSLLSGSNGTAYTGLGQSFQNDTDWNEIQPYTQVGINFKSNSFNLSLNLPYNFYDITYRDNLRGNSLHTTRSVLEPSLFASLDFASFFKIWAFASQSNDFGNFGFLYEGKMLTSPLGLTQRFNYESPMIMPEYRNSNLGSRLEYRNPLNNLFFNVRYSYSVNKRNLIERFSGDGFNSSLTLLALDNTSESQTESAEIGKYFPKFKTNTSLSFSNSDSKSFSFFNQLQESKISRQNMGIKFNNTYFSWLSVDYTATLNWATQKNTSQNSENKTSGWNHNLAAYVYPFENHTIGFFWDEINTEAKNQSFTNAFYDISYQYTWAKKKIDFEIKWLNIANTDVFERITYDPQFLLTSVSSIRIRPSQVMFTVKFNFK
- a CDS encoding cupin-like domain-containing protein; its protein translation is MGLHLTPIDVVEDISQEDFRKKYLLPRKPVVIRNMAKNWPAYQKWTMEYMKETVGDVEVPLYDSSKADPSAPINASAAKMKFGDYIDLIQREPTDLRIFLFDPIKSAPKLLADYLSPKELMGGFLDKYPNMFFGGKGSVTFLHYDIDMAHIFHTHFNGRKHVLLFDYKWKDRLYQIPYATYALEDYDIANPDFEKFPALNGVEGIECFLEHGDTLFMPTGWWHWMKYLDGSFSISLRAWDKSWAVKAHSLWNLTVQRNFDNFMKGRFKKRYMDWKEKKAVERANYALKKGLPK